The following are encoded together in the Rhizobium sp. SSA_523 genome:
- the repB gene encoding plasmid partitioning protein RepB produces the protein MAGSRKSELKALFSGSFTPSAPPSTPSRTEGDASVFEKPAPPARAASGAVKAMGLSLGAIAKDAEEVRALRQALTGGDHVVSVSTDQIDASFVEDRLQIDQQDDDDFQMLMDSMRESGQQVPVLLRPHPAQEGRYQTAYGHRRIRAAARLGIPVKAVVKPMTDDELVMAQGKENAERRNLSFIERAIFARNLAARGFDRKVIGSALSVQKSELSRLIQVIEAVPETYIRMIGAAPKAGRDRWMKLGDLLKSEAGKREADRVIAAPDFRSSGSDQRFQLLFDNLTRPKKPMPETDQAVGVLDLKDHSGRVFARLKRDGRSSKIEFVSDVDDAFLNEAARMLVDHFNRYKGA, from the coding sequence ATGGCAGGCAGCCGAAAAAGCGAACTCAAAGCCCTGTTTTCCGGAAGCTTCACGCCGTCCGCTCCCCCTTCGACGCCGTCGCGGACAGAGGGCGATGCTTCCGTTTTCGAAAAGCCGGCGCCGCCGGCCCGCGCAGCCTCCGGTGCGGTCAAGGCCATGGGGCTCAGCCTTGGCGCCATCGCCAAGGATGCCGAGGAGGTGCGCGCGCTTCGGCAGGCGCTGACCGGCGGCGATCACGTCGTCTCCGTGTCGACCGACCAGATCGATGCCTCTTTCGTCGAGGATCGCCTGCAGATCGACCAGCAGGATGATGACGACTTCCAGATGCTGATGGACAGCATGCGCGAAAGCGGCCAGCAGGTTCCTGTCCTGCTGCGGCCGCACCCCGCGCAAGAGGGCCGGTACCAGACCGCCTATGGCCACCGCCGGATCCGCGCCGCAGCCCGGCTGGGCATTCCGGTCAAGGCGGTCGTCAAGCCCATGACCGATGATGAACTGGTCATGGCGCAGGGCAAGGAAAATGCCGAGCGCCGCAACCTGTCTTTCATCGAACGCGCGATCTTCGCCCGCAATCTCGCAGCGCGGGGTTTTGACCGCAAGGTCATCGGCAGTGCCCTGTCCGTGCAGAAGAGCGAATTGTCCCGGTTGATCCAGGTGATCGAAGCGGTGCCGGAAACCTATATCCGCATGATCGGCGCGGCGCCGAAGGCCGGACGCGACCGCTGGATGAAGCTTGGCGACTTGCTGAAAAGCGAGGCCGGCAAGCGCGAGGCAGACCGCGTCATCGCTGCGCCGGATTTCAGGTCATCCGGCAGCGACCAGCGCTTTCAGCTTCTGTTCGACAATCTGACGCGGCCCAAGAAGCCCATGCCGGAGACGGATCAGGCGGTGGGCGTGCTGGATCTGAAGGATCATTCGGGACGCGTCTTCGCCAGGCTGAAACGGGATGGGCGCAGCTCGAAGATCGAATTCGTGTCCGATGTCGACGATGCCTTCCTGAATGAAGCGGCCCGCATGCTGGTGGATCACTTCAATCGGTACAAAGGCGCCTGA